The genomic segment TGACAAAGTCACTGATATGGGAGAGGTAGGATAGAGTGAGACATactggaagaaacaaaaaaaactaacTAGTTCTAGTgtgtaaaaaaaatgcaaattaaagacCAAAGATACCAGATTTCAAAACCCATCCACACCTTGCCCCTCCCATGTTGCTACTTAATCTTTCCTAAACCAACAGACACCATTTTTCCATTCTAAAGATGGCACAGATAAGGAATGCATCGAACACTCCCATTGTGTGAACTGTTTGCCATGATTATTTcatgtaattctcacaataatttAGACACAGGTTCTGATATCACCGTCATTTTGCTGATGCATAAAATGAGGCTCAAGAAAATTCATTTGGGACCAATGTCTCCCAGATAAATGGTAGGGCTTACAGGTGAAAGTATATGCACATCACCCCAGAGCCCAATATTTTATACCCAGTTCTATACCTTCTCTTTAGAGTTGCTTTTGTTGGTtgtatttctctctcatactgcATTTATCTCACTGCATCTTTATATACATACATTCGTGAATTAGTCTACTGTGCAACCCCAAATACCAAACATGGTGAATGGATTCAATgattacaaatataaattaaataaactttaaatcaATTCAAATTTACTAATGGCATTTAGTTTGGGAACCATTCTGATTGAGTCTAAAACATGCTATGTCTGTTAACAATCACACATACCTGAATGAACTACTCAATATTTTGGTTGCCAATTACCTCATATGTAAAAGGGTATAAAAACTAATTAATTTAATTGGCATAATGAGAGTATCAAATGAATACATATGAGGACTATAGAAGTGTAAGCTATTAGTAGACTCAAAGACTCTAGTTTGGTCAATAAATCCTTTTCAGGCATGTGACCTTGAATAGttccttactttttcttttgactgtgtttactcatatataaaattaagaagTTAGGAAAATGATATGTGAAGAATCTTCCTGTACAAAAGCCTATTCCTGTATAGATAAGTTATCTACTAGATTGCACTGGCCTTCTCATGCTCTACAAATGGAGGATATTGAGAAACATATTattgttataataaaataatgctatgaattATTTCTATGCAACTCTTCTTTGTTCATCcctctgttctcttctttttcctacaGATATGTTGTGATTCTCAAATCACATCCATGGAGAACAATACAGAAGTGACTGAATTCATCCTGTTAGGACTAACCAATTCCCCAGAACCACAGGTCCCTCTCTTTGTCATGTTCACCCTCATTTACCACGTCACTCTGATTGGGAACCTGGGGATGATTGTGTTGACACTGCTAGACTCTTGTCTCCACACtcccatgtactttttcctcagtAACCTGTCTCTGGCGGACTTGTGTTACTCCTCGGCTGTCACTCCCAAAGTCATGGCTGGGTTACTCATAGGCAATAAGGTCATCTCCTACAATGCATGCGCTGCTCAGATATTCTTTTTTGGAGCCtttgccactgtggaaaattacCTCTTGGCctccatggcctatgaccgctgtGCAGCAGTGTGCAAACCCCTGCATTACACCACCACCATGACGACAAGTGTGTGTGCACGTCTGGTCATAGGCTCCTATGTCTGTGGGTTCCTGAATGCATCAATCTACATTGGGAACACCTTCAGCCTCTCTTTCTGTGAGTCCAATGTGGtccatcactttttctgtgaTGTTCCCGCTGTCATGGCTCTGACTTGTTCTGATAAGCATATCAGTGAActgattcttatttttatttcaagcttTAATATCTTTCTTGCACTTTTTGTTATCTTGATTTCCTACCTGTTCATATTTATTACCATTTCCAAGATGCACTCAagacagggataccagaaggctTTATCTACCTGTACTTCTCACCTTGTTACAGTTTCCATGTTTTATGGGACTATCATTATTATGTACTTACAGCCAAGCTCCAGACattccatggacacagacaaaatTGCATCCGTGTTCTATACCATGGTcatccccatgctgaaccccctggtctacagcctgaggaacaaaGAGGTCAAGAGTGCATTCAAGAAGGTTGTTGAGAAGGCAaaattgtctctgttttgttGTAATGCATAGAATATGCAAAAAATTCTTTCATTCCTCTTAGATCTGCTCCATGAAATACCTCAACTCTTAGTGAACATTGAGATATTACAAGAAAGTTTTGtctaatgttatttatttcttttgtcgAGGAATAGTTCCAATTATCTAAAATGGAGGGAAATATAATAATTGATTTAAATGATGTTTAATTAATGAAGCATATGTTTTTTTTGGCACATTTTATCCAGAGCTAAATAATTATAACAgcttaataaattaatgtttcattCATTACTGAgtgatttgggggagaaaaagcatatGCATGTGAAAGTTTCCAAAGGAGAATAGCCATGTTAGAATAAAAGacatatgctttgcttcctttgtgcttctattgattatgtttcagagacattgaagttaagaacaatctaacaatggtcaggggggagtggggaggggacagtgaggagaggggattacaggaactactataaaggacacatggacaaaatcaagggggaggggggaggggggttcagctggggtggggtagagggatggggagaaaaggcacacaactgtaattgaataacaattaaaattaaaattaaaaaaaagaataaaagagatatGGTTAAGTCATTTTTACCTTAGTCTTTGAGTACCAATTGTtcacattttgtgttaaaaatTGTACTGAagagaataataattatttttgaagtgGTTAATGCCACTCACTCATTTATACTTTTGTTAAGCTAGATCATATCTCATCACTTTCCTACCATTCATTCCACCTCACTCACActggtttctgggtttttttaattgttgttctattatagttgtctcattttcccccccattgctctcccatcCCCCATCCTGGCCCTTGTCTcagcttctttgtattttctgtttcctctacATAAACTATTCCCACACTCATTTCCAATTTCTGCTTACATGTTACCTACTCTGGGAGGTCGTAGAGGACTGCCATGGACTACTTTATAAAGTAGTCACTCCCATCCATAGTCATCATCAACGCTAAActtttgaattcatttattcacctgTTCACCTATTTCCCTCACCTTAAATGGAATGTCCTTTGAGCATTAGTTTAATCTGGTTCTTTCACTAGAAATCAAGCTTTGAGGTTTGatctaaaaacaattttaatgtgCATTGAACAATTCCAGGAATTACAAACTGTATGGGTAGAAGTAAGCTCCCGAAACTCTACACACTTCAAGGGGAGAATGCTGACCAAGAAAAAGACCCCAACTTTTTACAGAAATTTAGTAGTCTCAGTAAACTTTCCATCCTAACATGAAACCATTCTTCCTCTTTTGAAATTCATCAAACTCTTTGCCTGCACACTTGCAGTCACCCAGCAATCAACAAAGGTAACTAAAGACCAGTTAAAACATCTCCCCCACTTCCAAACAAAATCTTAATAAAACATTTGCTAATCATACAATGACTTAGTGTTTGTTCATGGTACTCAGTAAACTTAATCTCTTTTGAACAACTTGAACTCCACTGAAATGAAAGGTACTGAAGAtggttggtttcctttgttgCAAGTGTATGAGCTTTGTTAATTTTGTGTGGGACAGTTTTGTGTTGGGTATGATTCAGAAGTGATATGAAGaataatgaataagaaaaaagcattcaagtGGTTGGAATAAAGCCCCAAGGAAAACAGTGGAAAATTGAGTTATGTCCAGAGGAAGAAAATTATGTCTCATAAAGAAATGTCTTGAGaactctggccaagatggaggcacaagtAAACAAATACCTCTCACCTCCTTGAAATActatagaaaaaattacaactagaataCAAAAGAAATACCACCAAAAATAGTCagaaaaatcaagctgtatggaagtccaccaaaccaaggatttatagaagccacattcacccagatgggTAAGAGGGGTAGAGACTTGGAGATGTGCAGAGACgtgcagagatgcagaatgggtaTAATCCCAAATCCACATGGAGTGGGTATAAATTGGGAGGGGTACCTGGGGAGTGAGAAACCCCAGCCACGACCAGACAcaaagcccagggttccagagctaGGAACATGAGTCCCCATCagttctggctgtaaaaagcagtgggagttagggcagtggaagaaactgcaggattcttaggagactcctcttaaagagCATGCAACAGACTTAAGACATTcactccctctgggattcagcaccagggcaacagctggaggggcacaagtggcatatggGAAGAAATTGCAGTGCCTGTCACTCTCATTCTTTGTCATCAGCTGGACATAGAGGATTTGAACAAGAATGGCCAAAATcactaaatagaaaaaatttacATTACTGAATGACTGTATTATCACCCATAAAACAACTAATTGAACAACCTGTATGACCTTGGCAGTGAAATATTAGAGTTTGCTTGCATGGCACCTAGTATTATTGACAGTAACTAACATAGAAAGTTGCCCATAAGTCAGTCTATGTGCTGTTAGGAGTAAGTCAGTAGTGAGAGGCTATATATTGAGGAAAACTGACAGACCATTCTAACACAGTTTAACATCAGAATTGTTCATTTGGGAATCCTCACCCAATCTCAAAATCATAACTGAAATGGCTAGCACAAATAAAATTAGTATAGGTTTTGCACACAAAAAACATATCGACTTGAATTCCATTCCAATCAACCTTTTACAGGGcaagttaattaattaaatgttctGAGCTTTCAACTGGGGAGAATAATACTTATCTCACAAAATTATGTACTTATTAAACCAAAACATAGCACAGTGTCTTAAACAGAATAGATGTTCAAAACTTTAGTTTCCTTTACTTTCCATTTCATTCTCTACCTGCCTTTTATTTGTGCCTCTATGTTGTCACTTTTTTCTATATGACTCTTGAAAACTTATTAATTATATTGGTTTATATTTATAGTTACTCTACTACTGAATATAGTACTTTGAGATGAGTGATGTCATCTCATTTAGATGTGTATTCTCAGAATTTAGTCAAATGTTGATTCATAGAAAAACTCGaaatttttagatatgacactaaaagcaatcaaagaaagaataaagaaatagtaTGGGtgtagaatcaagggtgggaagtgaggatggctggggtgggggggtgtgggtagaaaatggagacaactgtagctgaacaacaataaaaaacaatacattttattaaattgaaaaaaatgtattttaccaaaatataaaatcttatccATCAAAGGACATTATTAAGAATGTGAAAAGACCACCCACAGAATAAGAAAAACGTTCATTGTTCACATATCTGGTAAGACACTAGTATCCAGAATCTATAAAGAATCTATGACttgatattaaaaagataaatagccCATCTTAAATATGGTAGGTAAGAATTAAAACGGGTGCCGCCACAATAGAAAACTGGCtgttctcaaaaagttaaacacagaatcaTCATgcgacccagcaatttcacttctaggtatatgcccaaaagaattgaaaacatatgtttatCCAAAAAGTTGTGTATGAATATTCATAGCGGCATTATTGGAAATTACCAAAAAGTTAAAATACCCCATTATTCATAAACTGTTGAATCAAagatggtatatccatacaatagaatattagtcagccataaaaaggagcaAAGCACTGAAACATGTTGTGACATTGAACCCCTAGACCTGTGATTCCTCTGTGCCTGTTACGGTGTTCCACGCAGACATCTATGGTTAAGATTCTTGACACTTTATTTCACAGTCTTGGTTTGGGTTCTCCTGATATAAACAAACAATTTTTCCTTACAGagagattttagtttttatttttattttgtatgaaacgtactggggtgacattggataatatatcatataggtttcaagggtacatttctatggtacataatctgtatattgtatcgtgtgcccaccactcaaagtgaaatcatcttccatcaccacagATTTGGATCCCCCTCCCTTTTACTACTCCCcataccccttccctctggtaaccataaTACTGCTGGTGGtgtcagagtttcagttttatgtcccatatatgagtgaaatcccaCAGTTcctagctttttctgactgatttatctcacttagcacagTACTCTCAAGGACCATCCACAATGCTGGAAAAGGCACTATTTCGTCTTTTCTGTGGGTGAGCTGTATTCCATGGTGTACACGTACCACATCTTCCCTACCCACTCACCTATGGAAGGGCTGTCGGTTGTTTGTATGTCTTGGTCACCATAATAGTACTGCGATGAGCATACAGGTGCCCATATCTttgcaaaaaaatgttttcaatttgggGGGGTAAATACTCAGATGAGGGTTTGCTGGGTCCTGCAGTAACTCTATTGTTAAAtatttgaggaccctccatactgttctccatagtggctgtaccagtttgtgtccccaccagcagtgaatgagggttccctctTCTTCATAACTTCTCTAACACtagttattacttgtcttgtcgATAACAGCTATTCCAAAAGgttgaggtggtatctcattgtggttttggtttacatttccctaacagcaaaatattttgatagtttattttttattgtatttttcatgatCACTTATTCCCCttctaccctcttctacctccaccaaccccctccccaaccctgcagtcaccacactgttctctgaGTCCATGCTAATGGTGAAGTTTTGATTAACCTACATAGATCTGCCATGGGAGGTGGTACGTAGTCTCTTCCACATTGAGAGTGCACTGGATTTTGGCGACTTGCATCTAAAGTGCAGAGTGTGTAGGGAAAAAAGGTAGCATTACATTGAAGAACCTGGGAAAAGTTTAAGTGATCATCTTATTTAACCAATCAAAGTAAAATTCCCAGTGACCAGTCATGTTGGTGACATGTATCCCCTGATAGGACATGATGAGAAGGTCACttattattctttctcaaaacctAGAACCTCTGCATAATGATGACAAAGAAAATCAGACAAATACAAATTGAACAGCCTTCTTCAAAATACCTTTGAAGGTAATGAAAACCACGGAAAGACTAAGAAACCATCACAGATTAGAGAagactaaggagacatgacaaatATGTACAGTCTTGCATCCTGGATTGGATTGTGGAGGAGCAAAATGATCTTAATTGGAAAATAATAATCTGAATAAGTTCTTGAAGTTTTACATAATAATAATGTGTCAGTGTTGGTTTCTTGGTTttgacaaatgtcatatgataaAGTGAGATATTAGCCAAAGAGGAAACTGGGTGAGAGATACATGGGACTTGTCTGTTTAGAATCATTGGCATTACGTGAATAATCACTATTCATGAAGGTATTTTGCAAAGTGAACCAGGTGGGAAACTTACCatagtctcatttttaaaaattgaattgtatgcccgaaacctgtagaattttattaaccagtgtcatagtttcattttggtttttttaaaatgctttattaaataaaatgtattttatgggTTGTTTTCCCTGTAATGAGGAATACTAGTGAAAAAGAATTATGACAGTTTGATATAATCCATTTGATTGTGTGGTTTCCAAAAAACTAATGTGTCTAAAAGTGGGAAATACAAATAGTGAGGA from the Desmodus rotundus isolate HL8 chromosome 5, HLdesRot8A.1, whole genome shotgun sequence genome contains:
- the LOC128781006 gene encoding olfactory receptor 5B3 isoform X2; this translates as MICCDSQITSMENNTEVTEFILLGLTNSPEPQVPLFVMFTLIYHVTLIGNLGMIVLTLLDSCLHTPMYFFLSNLSLADLCYSSAVTPKVMAGLLIGNKVISYNACAAQIFFFGAFATVENYLLASMAYDRCAAVCKPLHYTTTMTTSVCARLVIGSYVCGFLNASIYIGNTFSLSFCESNVVHHFFCDVPAVMALTCSDKHISELILIFISSFNIFLALFVILISYLFIFITISKMHSRQGYQKALSTCTSHLVTVSMFYGTIIIMYLQPSSRHSMDTDKIASVFYTMVIPMLNPLVYSLRNKEVKSAFKKVVEKAKLSLFCCNA
- the LOC128781006 gene encoding olfactory receptor 5B3 isoform X1, which encodes MMKQLALKLQKGHHENTKIFFFACLLKICCDSQITSMENNTEVTEFILLGLTNSPEPQVPLFVMFTLIYHVTLIGNLGMIVLTLLDSCLHTPMYFFLSNLSLADLCYSSAVTPKVMAGLLIGNKVISYNACAAQIFFFGAFATVENYLLASMAYDRCAAVCKPLHYTTTMTTSVCARLVIGSYVCGFLNASIYIGNTFSLSFCESNVVHHFFCDVPAVMALTCSDKHISELILIFISSFNIFLALFVILISYLFIFITISKMHSRQGYQKALSTCTSHLVTVSMFYGTIIIMYLQPSSRHSMDTDKIASVFYTMVIPMLNPLVYSLRNKEVKSAFKKVVEKAKLSLFCCNA